The following are from one region of the Lytechinus variegatus isolate NC3 chromosome 4, Lvar_3.0, whole genome shotgun sequence genome:
- the LOC121413917 gene encoding inhibitor of Bruton tyrosine kinase-like encodes MEHLLEWECTPRCRSQEHGQDMTAVITCGTTHQIKTFILSHCLNPFFVSDFSGRNLLHVAASCGKLEVVEWLLAKGADCRVRDKESGWTPLHRSLFFGQISCAISLIRHGASLKRYDKDELTPLELVMKDKPAYVTFDPVDPTQAYSWGTNSNFNLGHGRQRSRDQPELVDSLAADNHSIKQVVMCKFHTLFLTHQGRVLVCGHGQGGRLGLGDEATCLRPQLLKSLGARCKKVAAARDHSVFLMDSGNVMSCGENTYLQLGHSTIGQKCLIPKTIGTKSLKNKEIRGIAAGRFHTVIYTREAVFTLGLNAGQLGHYKGEKYISSFHQVTSLSHPNIIIKDVVTSDAATVCLTKDGDIYVLHEYQCRKVASNHLSLKQLAVIGGHLNAELAENVLKKQGGEELHLLALHSNGKVTSWRKSDNSWRRCVWTHRRQLSVTRFAFNEQNMVFVTSEGEGFRAKFISAKKNSADISSKPSTEKGSKDVKGEQPVSIERLPVIHRATGVSCDPQGANFVVLQSDPRTSLTELPELSGSEIENDFKQLMVEADSMDLIHDVLIKNANNRIAAHKYILAQGSEYFNKIFTDPDESSSENNGKITNKPEVVVDDEGTTIIDLTDIIDHDVFHVLMQYMYTGTCDALRPDFQLRISHSKQHCSSSPRSIDCDPGSGDVYNREELTINERNRHQSAYSVYREHRTVGEGKKKGKKGQKKEKGVKSDHLKAEKHGPLSAVRQVVEEAKKFGIKSLAKRLDNVKVIDGRLSNFGPALSALSFHRTNHLSDVILMSEEGTQFPCHKCVLSARLDYFQSMLGSGWMEASTNEPLKMSMPASILDLLLDYLYMDQVPKLDGCQDLELLCNTIVIADQLFVTRLKDMCEIALVDLVTLRNVAELLEFASMYQAKQLKASCHQFICLNLASLVESGSLEPLDQHVLEDLSTSYKQTLPYTRFIKPSMNAPDISHIDPNPPEDNASHQDSTSAPAQPKAWNPTLNDFEALARKAKAKRKGRRRTSSTGKQSSMSISESCDDASISQGNKTDAAARSDSCSEALQDMSISSPAEVSSNPEAQRTVSPTPVDQVNTEALMSPDKVMPPGSVDGMYALERKHKSEGNMANRKERKKDPVKVAVHKGDQEIKGEKNEHSSGSTKTWSWASPKSPVTGLRDIMQSQSDNRSLTSPQASTYTAQTNATGQAAKAPSVSTTSPLPLSPTLSPTQRPQPSSRGHHTPMGKKSQKQRKKEAALIGGGTDEKKHGGGERRDGPVAGYHKPVACPWAKVTSPVQPSQVSFRDLQAEDRAVESIWDTIPSSPDKRTSASRKISFGLATPSSSRVQEPEITPVCTSGPASPESPKEVTNPWQRSGAVSPPTPSIKFSDIIRAESEQETNLDKAKNKTLAQIQIEERAIEELYTLYHGEAGNPGHYITVARVQSAVATPLWKKKSDDR; translated from the exons ATGGAGCATCTCCTTGAATGGGAGTGCACTCCTCGATGTCGTTCCCAGGAGCATGGCCAGGACATGACTGCGGTCATCACCTGTGGAACCACTCATCAGATCAAGACCTTCATCCTCTCCCACTGCCTCAATCCATTCTTTGTCTCTGACTTCAGCGGAAGGAATCTTCTTCATGTTGCAGCTTCCTGTGGAAAGTTAGAGGTTGTGGAATGGCTTCTGGCCAAAGGAGCAGATTGTCGTGTAAGGGACAAGGAGTCTGGCTGGACCCCGCTGCATAGGAGTCTGTTCTTTGGACAGATCTCATGTGCTATCAGTCTAATACGG CATGGAGCATCGTTGAAGCGATACGACAAGGATGAGCTGACCCCGTTGGAGTTGGTAATGAAAGACAAACCAGCttatgtgacctttgaccctgtgGATCCTACCCAGGCTTATTCATGGGGAACCAACTCGAATTTTAACCTCGGGCATGGCAGGCAGCGGAGCAGAGATCAACCTGAGCTGGTGGATTCTCTAGCCGCAGACAATCACAGTATTAAACAG GTTGTAATGTGCAAGTTCCACACCCTCTTTCTAACACACCAAGGTAGAGTGTTGGTGTGCGGTCATGGCCAGGGTGGCAGACTTGGTCTTGGTGATGAAGCAACCTGTCTGAGACCACAGCTTCTCAAATCTCTTGGAGCCCGGTGTAAGAAGGTAGCAGCAGCGCGGGATCATTCTGTCTTCCTCATGGACAG tGGAAATGTGATGTCCTGTGGTGAAAACACCTACCTCCAGCTTGGTCACTCCACCATTGGTCAGAAATGTTTGATACCAAAGACAATAGGCACCAAGAGCTTGAAGAACAAGGAGATTAGAGGAATAGCAGCAGGTCGCTTCCATACAGTCATCTATACCAGAGAAGCTGTGTTCACGTTAGGACTGAATGCAGGACAGCTAG GTCACTACAAAGGAGAGAAGTACATTAGTAGCTTCCATCAAGTCACCTCCCTCTCTCATCCTAATATCATCATTAAGGATGTAGTGACCAGTGATGCTGCTACGGTCTGCTTGACCAAGGATGGCGATATCTACGTCCTTCATGAATACCAGTGCAGGAAGGTCGCATCAAA tcACCTGTCTTTGAAGCAGCTTGCAGTGATTGGTGGTCATCTCAATGCCGAGCTGgctgaaaatgttttaaagaaGCAGGGAGGAGAAGAACTTCATCTTCTTGCTCTTCATTCTAACGGCAAG GTTACCAGCTGGCGCAAGAGTGACAATTCATGGAGACGTTGCGTATGGACCCATCGTCGACAGCTATCAGTAACTCGATTCGCCTTTAATGAACAGAACATGGTCTTCGTGACATCAGAGGGCGAAGGATTCCGTGCCAAATTTATCAGTGCCAAGAAAAATTCAG CTGACATATCCAGTAAACCTAGCACAGAGAAGGGATCTAAGGATGTCAAAGGGGAGCAGCCTGTGAGCATAGAACGTCTACCAGTCATTCACAGAGCTACTGGCGTTTCCTGTGACCCTCAAGGAGCCAACTTTGTCGTCCTACAGTCGGATCCTAGAACAAG TCTAACAGAGCTTCCTGAACTGAGTGGATCGGAGATTGAGAATGATTTCAAACAGCTGATGGTGGAAGCTGACTCCATGGACTTGATCCATGATGTACTTATCAAG AATGCTAATAATCGGATTGCAGCTCATAAGTACATCCTCGCTCAGGGCAGTGAGTATTTCAACAAGATCTTTACCGATCCCGATGAATCCTCATCTGAGAACAATGGAAAGATAACCAACAAACCAGAGGTGGTCGTCGATGACGAAGGAACCACAATCATTGACCTCACCGATATCATCGACCACGACGTCTTCCACGTCCTAATGCAGTATATGTACACCGGTACCTGCGATGCGCTCCGCCCCGATTTCCAGCTACGCATTAGCCACTCAAAACAGCATTGTTCTTCCAGCCCAAGAAGCATAGACTGTGACCCCGGTTCGGGGGATGTGTATAACAGGGAAGAACTGACAATTAATGAGAGAAACCGACACCAGTCTGCTTATTCTGTGTATAGGGAACATAGAACGGTCGGAGAGGGGAAGAAGAAAGGCAAGAAAGGgcagaaaaaggaaaagggagtaAAGTCAGATCACCTCAAAGCTGAGAAACATGGACCTTTGTCAGCTGTCAGACAGGTTGTGGAAGAAGCTAAGAAATTTGGAATCAAGTCTCTTGCCAAAAG ATTGGACAATGTCAAGGTGATAGATGGCAGACTGAGTAACTTTGGTCCAGCCCTGTCTGCGCTGAGCTTCCATCGCACCAATCATCTCAGTGATGTCATCCTGATGTCGGAGGAAGGAACCCAGTTCCCATGCCATAAGTGTGTCCTCTCGGCTCGGCTGGATTACTTCCAAAGCATGCTGGGAAGCGGATGGATGGAG GCTTCCACTAATGAACCTCTTAAAATGTCCATGCCAGCTTCGATCCTGGACCTACTATTGGACTACCTGTACATGGACCAGGTCCCAAAGCTTGATGGATGCCAGGACCTAGAGTTACTGTGTAACACCATCGTCATTGCGGACCAGCTCTTTGTGACCAGACTCAAGGATATGTGTGAGATAGCGTTGGTCGACCTCG TAACACTGAGGAATGTGGCCGAATTGCTAGAGTTTGCCAGCATGTACCAAGCCAAGCAGCTCAAAGCAAGCTGTCATCAGTTCATATGCCTTAACCTTGCATCCTTGGTTGAGTCTGGGAGTCTAGAACCGCTTGATCAACACGTTCTGGAGGATCTCTCAACATCGTACAAGCAAACT CTACCATACACCAGATTCATCAAGCCATCAATGAATGCACCAGACATCAGCCACATTGACCCTAACCCACCTGAAGATAATGCCTCCCATCAGGATTCCACAAGCGCTCCTGCACAACCTAAAGCCTGGAACCCTACTTTAAACGACTTTGAGGCACTTGCTCGCAAGGCCAAGGCAAAGCGGAAGGGACGCCGACGCACCAGCAGCACCGGCAAGCAATCGAGCATGTCCATTAGCGAGAGCTGCGATGATGCAAGCATTTCCCAAGGAAACAAGACGGATGCGGCAGCCCGGTCTGACTCCTGCAGTGAGGCCTTGCAGGACATGTCCATCTCAAGTCCTGCAGAGGTGTCTTCAAACCCAGAGGCTCAAAGAACAGTATCACCTACTCCTGTTGATCAAGTGAACACAGAAGCATTGATGTCTCCTGATAAAGTAATGCCCCCTGGAAGCGTGGATGGGATGTATGCACTGGAGAGGAAACACAAAAGTGAGGGTAATATGGCCAAtagaaaagagaggaagaaagatcCTGTCAAAGTTGCTGTCCACAAGGGGGATCAAGAGATTAAG GGAGAAAAGAATGAACATTCATCTGGCAGCACCAAGACTTGGAGTTGGGCAAG CCCCAAGAGCCCAGTGACTGGTCTACGGGATATCATGCAGTCCCAGTCAGATAACAGGTCCCTCACCAGCCCTCAGGCCAGCACCTACACTGCACAAACCAATGCTACAGGGCAGGCAGCCAAAGCGCCCTCAGTGTCCACCACATCACCACTCCCGCTGTCCCCCACTCTCTCCCCCACCCAGAGACCGCAGCCCTCCAGCAGGGGCCACCACACCCCCATGGGGAAGAAGTCGCAGAAGCAGAGGAAGAAGGAGGCTGCCCTGATTGGGGGCGGGACGGACGAGAAGAAGCATGGGGGCGGGGAACGAAGAGATGGACCGGTGGCAGGATATCACAAGCCTGTGGCGTGTCCTTG GGCCAAGGTGACATCCCCAGTCCAGCCATCACAGGTTTCATTCCGTGACCTTCAAGCTGAAGACAGAGCAGTCGAATCCATCTGGGATACGATCCCATCTTCCCCGGACAAGAGAACCTCCGCATCAAGAAAAATAAG